From the Brienomyrus brachyistius isolate T26 unplaced genomic scaffold, BBRACH_0.4 scaffold76, whole genome shotgun sequence genome, one window contains:
- the LOC125726781 gene encoding NACHT, LRR and PYD domains-containing protein 12-like isoform X4 — protein sequence MKRADSPVPSCVSMKSDLSMNPPLAFREGPFPTDQRDQMEDCTSDLHDKSGLSSILKSLEEKAMKFLKEELKTFVTHLDQNYPEFSEPQLEEDNALDCDGQMQKTSVREVALKITLYILRTMKQDDLADLLDKRQLMLQHQQEIKCKLKKQFECVFEGKAKEGQPTLLSEIYTELYITEGGTGAVNDEHEVRQIETASKKRRTEDTTVKCNDIFKPLYGRVTPIRTVLTKGVAGIGKTVSVQKFILDWAEGKANQDVHFIFALPFRDLNLIKDEYSLIELLHHFVPELKSFQSTDLFSSKVLFIFDGLDECRLPLDFQNNESWFDVTKKRSLDVLLTNLIKGNLLPSALLWITSRPAAANQIPAECVHQVTEIRGFSDAQKEEYFRRRFNDQSLASRIIAHVKSSRSLFIMCHIPVFCWISATVLKRLFSETDRGEIPKTLTEMYTHFLIFQTSLKNDKYMKNHKTKLKEYSKEFLLTLGKLAFDNLEKGNLIFYEQDLTENGIDVTETSVYSGVCTEVFKEEYGLYQEKVYCFVHLSIQEYLAALYVFLSNSSADLLVTAVDQALKSKNGHLDLYLRFLLGLSTDSSKTLLQKLLGPTRINSHTIKDTAQYIKGKIKENLSPERTINLFHCLTELGDNSLVEEVQRYLNSGNISVDGLSPAQYSALAFVMLMSDEELDVFDLKKYIRRDKQHCRLLPVVKNSRTALLNSCDLIDKHCEVLSSALRSNSSPLRELDLSDNDLQDSGVKLLSAGLGDLHCKLEILRLSGCRVTKEGCSSLALALKLNPSHLRELDLSYNHPGDSGVKLLSAALGDLHCKLEILRLSGCRVTEEGCSSLASALKLNPSHLRELDLSYNHPGDSGVKLLSAVLEDLSCKLEKLQVGRCELTEKCCEALASALRSNSSPLRELDLTDKDLQDSGVKLLSAGLGDLHCNLEILRSV from the exons agaccaaatggaagattgcacttcagatctacatgataaatcgggtttatcatccatattgaag tcgctagaggaaaaagccatgaagttcctaaaggaggaactgaagacgtttgtgacgcacctagatcagaattacccagaattctctgagcctcagctggaggaggacaatgccctggactgtgatggtcagatgcagaagaccagtgttagagaggtagctctgaagatcacactgtacatcctgaggaccatgaagcaagatgatcttgctgacctgctggacaaga gacagctcatgctgcAACATCAACAGGAAATTAAAtgtaaacttaagaagcaatttgagtgtgtatttgaagggaaagctaaggaaggacagccaacacttctcagtgagatttacacagaactctacataactgaaggtgggactggagcagtcaatgatgaacatgaagtgagacagattgaaacagcatccaagaaaagacgaacagaagatactacagtcaagtgcaatgatatatttaaacccttatatgggcgtgtgacacctatcagaactgtactcactaaaggggtggcaggtatcggaaaaacagtctctgtgcagaaattcattctcgactgggcagaaggaaaagcaaaccaggatgttcacttcatatttgctcttcctttccgggacctgaatttgattaaggatgaatacagtctgattgaactacttcaccactttgtcccagaactgaaatcatttcaatccaCTGACCTGTTTAGCtccaaagtcttgttcatctttgatggtctggatgagtgtcgccttcctctggattttcagaacaatgagagctggtttgatgtaacaaagaaaaggtcactagatgtgctgttgactaacctcattaaggggaatctgctcccatccgctctcctctggataacctcccggccagcagcagccaatcagataccagctgagtgtgtccaccaggtgacagagatacgagggttcagtgatgcccagaaggaggagtatttcaggaggagatttaatgatcagagcctggccagcaggattatcgcacatgtgaaatcatcaaggagcctcttcatcatgtgccacatacctgtgttctgctggatttcagccactgtgcttaagaggctttttagtgagactgacaggggagaaattccaaagactctgactgaaatgtacacacacttcctgatctttcagacaagtttaaaaaatgacaagtatatgaaaaaccataaaactaagcttaaggaatacagcaaggaatttcttttgacacttggtaaacttgcttttgacaaccttgagaaaggcaatctcatattttatgaacaagatctgacagagaatggcattgatgtcactgaaacttcagtttactctggagtgtgcacagaagtctttaaagaggagtatgggttgtaccaggagaaggtgtactgctttgtgcatctgagcatccaggagtatctcgctgctttatatgtgtttctgtcaaactcatcagctgacctgctggtgactgcagtggatcaggcattaaagagcaagaatggacacttggacctctacctccgcttcctcctgggcctctcaacagactccagtaagactctgttgcAAAAGTTACTGGGGCCGACAAGAATCAactcacataccattaaggatacagcccagtacatcaaggggaaaataaaggagaatttatctccagaaaggaccatcaatctgttccactgtctgactgaactgggtgacaattctctagtagaggaagtacaaagatacctgaattcaggaaacatttcagtagatggcctctcacctgcacagtactcagctctggcctttgtgatgctgatgtcagatgaggagctggatgtgtttgacctgaaaaaatacatcagacgagataaacagcactgcaggctgctgcctgtggtcaagaactccaggacggccct gctgaacagctgtgatctcatagataaacactgtgaagtgctgtcttcagctctcagatcaaactcctcacccctgagagagctggacctgagtgacaatgacctgcaggactcaggagtgaagctgctctctgctggactgggggacttacactgtaaactggagatactgag gctgtcaggctgtagagtcacaaaagaaggctgttcttccctggctttagctctgaagttaaacccctcacacctgagagagctggatctgagctacaatcacccaggagattcaggagtgaagctgctctctgctgcactgggggatttacactgtaaactggagatactgag gctgtcaggctgtagagtcacagaagaaggctgttcttccctggcttcagctctgaagttaaacccctcacacctgagagagctggatctgagctacaatcacccaggagattcaggagtgaagctgctctctgctgtactggaggatctcagctgtaaactggagaagctgca ggtgggccggtgtgaactcacagagaaatgctgtgaggcactggcttcagctctcagatcaaactcctctcccctgagagagctggacctgactgACAaagacctgcaggactcaggagtgaagctgctctctgctggactgggggacttacactgcaacctggagatactgaggtcagtctga
- the LOC125726781 gene encoding NACHT, LRR and PYD domains-containing protein 12-like isoform X1: protein MDGSASEMRPPVGCNRKSPESVLVKRADSPVPSCVSMKSDASVKQRIRIFEGSFPTGQSVLMKRADSPVPSCVSMKSDLSMNPPLAFREGPFPTDQRDQMEDCTSDLHDKSGLSSILKSLEEKAMKFLKEELKTFVTHLDQNYPEFSEPQLEEDNALDCDGQMQKTSVREVALKITLYILRTMKQDDLADLLDKRQLMLQHQQEIKCKLKKQFECVFEGKAKEGQPTLLSEIYTELYITEGGTGAVNDEHEVRQIETASKKRRTEDTTVKCNDIFKPLYGRVTPIRTVLTKGVAGIGKTVSVQKFILDWAEGKANQDVHFIFALPFRDLNLIKDEYSLIELLHHFVPELKSFQSTDLFSSKVLFIFDGLDECRLPLDFQNNESWFDVTKKRSLDVLLTNLIKGNLLPSALLWITSRPAAANQIPAECVHQVTEIRGFSDAQKEEYFRRRFNDQSLASRIIAHVKSSRSLFIMCHIPVFCWISATVLKRLFSETDRGEIPKTLTEMYTHFLIFQTSLKNDKYMKNHKTKLKEYSKEFLLTLGKLAFDNLEKGNLIFYEQDLTENGIDVTETSVYSGVCTEVFKEEYGLYQEKVYCFVHLSIQEYLAALYVFLSNSSADLLVTAVDQALKSKNGHLDLYLRFLLGLSTDSSKTLLQKLLGPTRINSHTIKDTAQYIKGKIKENLSPERTINLFHCLTELGDNSLVEEVQRYLNSGNISVDGLSPAQYSALAFVMLMSDEELDVFDLKKYIRRDKQHCRLLPVVKNSRTALLNSCDLIDKHCEVLSSALRSNSSPLRELDLSDNDLQDSGVKLLSAGLGDLHCKLEILRLSGCRVTKEGCSSLALALKLNPSHLRELDLSYNHPGDSGVKLLSAALGDLHCKLEILRLSGCRVTEEGCSSLASALKLNPSHLRELDLSYNHPGDSGVKLLSAVLEDLSCKLEKLQVGRCELTEKCCEALASALRSNSSPLRELDLTDKDLQDSGVKLLSAGLGDLHCNLEILRSV from the exons agaccaaatggaagattgcacttcagatctacatgataaatcgggtttatcatccatattgaag tcgctagaggaaaaagccatgaagttcctaaaggaggaactgaagacgtttgtgacgcacctagatcagaattacccagaattctctgagcctcagctggaggaggacaatgccctggactgtgatggtcagatgcagaagaccagtgttagagaggtagctctgaagatcacactgtacatcctgaggaccatgaagcaagatgatcttgctgacctgctggacaaga gacagctcatgctgcAACATCAACAGGAAATTAAAtgtaaacttaagaagcaatttgagtgtgtatttgaagggaaagctaaggaaggacagccaacacttctcagtgagatttacacagaactctacataactgaaggtgggactggagcagtcaatgatgaacatgaagtgagacagattgaaacagcatccaagaaaagacgaacagaagatactacagtcaagtgcaatgatatatttaaacccttatatgggcgtgtgacacctatcagaactgtactcactaaaggggtggcaggtatcggaaaaacagtctctgtgcagaaattcattctcgactgggcagaaggaaaagcaaaccaggatgttcacttcatatttgctcttcctttccgggacctgaatttgattaaggatgaatacagtctgattgaactacttcaccactttgtcccagaactgaaatcatttcaatccaCTGACCTGTTTAGCtccaaagtcttgttcatctttgatggtctggatgagtgtcgccttcctctggattttcagaacaatgagagctggtttgatgtaacaaagaaaaggtcactagatgtgctgttgactaacctcattaaggggaatctgctcccatccgctctcctctggataacctcccggccagcagcagccaatcagataccagctgagtgtgtccaccaggtgacagagatacgagggttcagtgatgcccagaaggaggagtatttcaggaggagatttaatgatcagagcctggccagcaggattatcgcacatgtgaaatcatcaaggagcctcttcatcatgtgccacatacctgtgttctgctggatttcagccactgtgcttaagaggctttttagtgagactgacaggggagaaattccaaagactctgactgaaatgtacacacacttcctgatctttcagacaagtttaaaaaatgacaagtatatgaaaaaccataaaactaagcttaaggaatacagcaaggaatttcttttgacacttggtaaacttgcttttgacaaccttgagaaaggcaatctcatattttatgaacaagatctgacagagaatggcattgatgtcactgaaacttcagtttactctggagtgtgcacagaagtctttaaagaggagtatgggttgtaccaggagaaggtgtactgctttgtgcatctgagcatccaggagtatctcgctgctttatatgtgtttctgtcaaactcatcagctgacctgctggtgactgcagtggatcaggcattaaagagcaagaatggacacttggacctctacctccgcttcctcctgggcctctcaacagactccagtaagactctgttgcAAAAGTTACTGGGGCCGACAAGAATCAactcacataccattaaggatacagcccagtacatcaaggggaaaataaaggagaatttatctccagaaaggaccatcaatctgttccactgtctgactgaactgggtgacaattctctagtagaggaagtacaaagatacctgaattcaggaaacatttcagtagatggcctctcacctgcacagtactcagctctggcctttgtgatgctgatgtcagatgaggagctggatgtgtttgacctgaaaaaatacatcagacgagataaacagcactgcaggctgctgcctgtggtcaagaactccaggacggccct gctgaacagctgtgatctcatagataaacactgtgaagtgctgtcttcagctctcagatcaaactcctcacccctgagagagctggacctgagtgacaatgacctgcaggactcaggagtgaagctgctctctgctggactgggggacttacactgtaaactggagatactgag gctgtcaggctgtagagtcacaaaagaaggctgttcttccctggctttagctctgaagttaaacccctcacacctgagagagctggatctgagctacaatcacccaggagattcaggagtgaagctgctctctgctgcactgggggatttacactgtaaactggagatactgag gctgtcaggctgtagagtcacagaagaaggctgttcttccctggcttcagctctgaagttaaacccctcacacctgagagagctggatctgagctacaatcacccaggagattcaggagtgaagctgctctctgctgtactggaggatctcagctgtaaactggagaagctgca ggtgggccggtgtgaactcacagagaaatgctgtgaggcactggcttcagctctcagatcaaactcctctcccctgagagagctggacctgactgACAaagacctgcaggactcaggagtgaagctgctctctgctggactgggggacttacactgcaacctggagatactgaggtcagtctga
- the LOC125726781 gene encoding NACHT, LRR and PYD domains-containing protein 12-like isoform X2, which yields MDGSASEMRPPVGCNRKSPESVLMKRADSPVPSCVSMKSDLSMNPPLAFREGPFPTDQRDQMEDCTSDLHDKSGLSSILKSLEEKAMKFLKEELKTFVTHLDQNYPEFSEPQLEEDNALDCDGQMQKTSVREVALKITLYILRTMKQDDLADLLDKRQLMLQHQQEIKCKLKKQFECVFEGKAKEGQPTLLSEIYTELYITEGGTGAVNDEHEVRQIETASKKRRTEDTTVKCNDIFKPLYGRVTPIRTVLTKGVAGIGKTVSVQKFILDWAEGKANQDVHFIFALPFRDLNLIKDEYSLIELLHHFVPELKSFQSTDLFSSKVLFIFDGLDECRLPLDFQNNESWFDVTKKRSLDVLLTNLIKGNLLPSALLWITSRPAAANQIPAECVHQVTEIRGFSDAQKEEYFRRRFNDQSLASRIIAHVKSSRSLFIMCHIPVFCWISATVLKRLFSETDRGEIPKTLTEMYTHFLIFQTSLKNDKYMKNHKTKLKEYSKEFLLTLGKLAFDNLEKGNLIFYEQDLTENGIDVTETSVYSGVCTEVFKEEYGLYQEKVYCFVHLSIQEYLAALYVFLSNSSADLLVTAVDQALKSKNGHLDLYLRFLLGLSTDSSKTLLQKLLGPTRINSHTIKDTAQYIKGKIKENLSPERTINLFHCLTELGDNSLVEEVQRYLNSGNISVDGLSPAQYSALAFVMLMSDEELDVFDLKKYIRRDKQHCRLLPVVKNSRTALLNSCDLIDKHCEVLSSALRSNSSPLRELDLSDNDLQDSGVKLLSAGLGDLHCKLEILRLSGCRVTKEGCSSLALALKLNPSHLRELDLSYNHPGDSGVKLLSAALGDLHCKLEILRLSGCRVTEEGCSSLASALKLNPSHLRELDLSYNHPGDSGVKLLSAVLEDLSCKLEKLQVGRCELTEKCCEALASALRSNSSPLRELDLTDKDLQDSGVKLLSAGLGDLHCNLEILRSV from the exons agaccaaatggaagattgcacttcagatctacatgataaatcgggtttatcatccatattgaag tcgctagaggaaaaagccatgaagttcctaaaggaggaactgaagacgtttgtgacgcacctagatcagaattacccagaattctctgagcctcagctggaggaggacaatgccctggactgtgatggtcagatgcagaagaccagtgttagagaggtagctctgaagatcacactgtacatcctgaggaccatgaagcaagatgatcttgctgacctgctggacaaga gacagctcatgctgcAACATCAACAGGAAATTAAAtgtaaacttaagaagcaatttgagtgtgtatttgaagggaaagctaaggaaggacagccaacacttctcagtgagatttacacagaactctacataactgaaggtgggactggagcagtcaatgatgaacatgaagtgagacagattgaaacagcatccaagaaaagacgaacagaagatactacagtcaagtgcaatgatatatttaaacccttatatgggcgtgtgacacctatcagaactgtactcactaaaggggtggcaggtatcggaaaaacagtctctgtgcagaaattcattctcgactgggcagaaggaaaagcaaaccaggatgttcacttcatatttgctcttcctttccgggacctgaatttgattaaggatgaatacagtctgattgaactacttcaccactttgtcccagaactgaaatcatttcaatccaCTGACCTGTTTAGCtccaaagtcttgttcatctttgatggtctggatgagtgtcgccttcctctggattttcagaacaatgagagctggtttgatgtaacaaagaaaaggtcactagatgtgctgttgactaacctcattaaggggaatctgctcccatccgctctcctctggataacctcccggccagcagcagccaatcagataccagctgagtgtgtccaccaggtgacagagatacgagggttcagtgatgcccagaaggaggagtatttcaggaggagatttaatgatcagagcctggccagcaggattatcgcacatgtgaaatcatcaaggagcctcttcatcatgtgccacatacctgtgttctgctggatttcagccactgtgcttaagaggctttttagtgagactgacaggggagaaattccaaagactctgactgaaatgtacacacacttcctgatctttcagacaagtttaaaaaatgacaagtatatgaaaaaccataaaactaagcttaaggaatacagcaaggaatttcttttgacacttggtaaacttgcttttgacaaccttgagaaaggcaatctcatattttatgaacaagatctgacagagaatggcattgatgtcactgaaacttcagtttactctggagtgtgcacagaagtctttaaagaggagtatgggttgtaccaggagaaggtgtactgctttgtgcatctgagcatccaggagtatctcgctgctttatatgtgtttctgtcaaactcatcagctgacctgctggtgactgcagtggatcaggcattaaagagcaagaatggacacttggacctctacctccgcttcctcctgggcctctcaacagactccagtaagactctgttgcAAAAGTTACTGGGGCCGACAAGAATCAactcacataccattaaggatacagcccagtacatcaaggggaaaataaaggagaatttatctccagaaaggaccatcaatctgttccactgtctgactgaactgggtgacaattctctagtagaggaagtacaaagatacctgaattcaggaaacatttcagtagatggcctctcacctgcacagtactcagctctggcctttgtgatgctgatgtcagatgaggagctggatgtgtttgacctgaaaaaatacatcagacgagataaacagcactgcaggctgctgcctgtggtcaagaactccaggacggccct gctgaacagctgtgatctcatagataaacactgtgaagtgctgtcttcagctctcagatcaaactcctcacccctgagagagctggacctgagtgacaatgacctgcaggactcaggagtgaagctgctctctgctggactgggggacttacactgtaaactggagatactgag gctgtcaggctgtagagtcacaaaagaaggctgttcttccctggctttagctctgaagttaaacccctcacacctgagagagctggatctgagctacaatcacccaggagattcaggagtgaagctgctctctgctgcactgggggatttacactgtaaactggagatactgag gctgtcaggctgtagagtcacagaagaaggctgttcttccctggcttcagctctgaagttaaacccctcacacctgagagagctggatctgagctacaatcacccaggagattcaggagtgaagctgctctctgctgtactggaggatctcagctgtaaactggagaagctgca ggtgggccggtgtgaactcacagagaaatgctgtgaggcactggcttcagctctcagatcaaactcctctcccctgagagagctggacctgactgACAaagacctgcaggactcaggagtgaagctgctctctgctggactgggggacttacactgcaacctggagatactgaggtcagtctga